In Archangium violaceum, the following are encoded in one genomic region:
- a CDS encoding sensor histidine kinase — MASDKQSVPRGPWGEVLGRAVLLCGAYCGLKALSSLFVFPPQENAAVWLPSGLTLAVFLRASRRRWPVYLATVFLTEYFLVLFYGDAWELALSWSLGNCLRTVVGAGLMRRWLNAPVTFSRPREVIALILAGGLLSPLPSATLGVGAVTLFTLPLSPAELWEGWLNWYLSDGLGALLVAPLLLTWSGERSLPRRPWERAELVGALVLLGLVAHVTFGMLSPWGILLSLPYACLPFILWSALRLGPRGAATATGVLGSIAVWHTALGRGPFGVLPATVSERVLSVQVFLSVASMSSLFLAAMARDRWRVERSQRVLAEAGAVFAASMEPRDTLPRVARLLVPELVSGFAVWLVDEQGRWVPAVCVGLTPEQEARLREDVRQLSEPSRRCVRPEGAAVLARIQHQGRVLGGMALVRLGFTHLPRLRAAAFAEDLAHHCALALENARLLADYQAAIHVRDEFITVAAHELRTPLTSLKLQMRSFGRLLQQPATAAPEAVRPRFHSMSRQVERLGRLVEGLLDVGRINTGRLYLERELLDLGELVHDVVEQLSGELERAGCEVSLVLQPCVRGLWDRTRLEQALNHLLGNAAKFGAGHPIELRVEQREDRAYLTVRDQGIGLAPEALERIFGRFERAVSSREYGGLGLGLFLTQRIVEAHEGHIRVTSQPGQGATFVLELPASPRSSSYVPGLAPSPWPTAPADSHPT; from the coding sequence ATGGCTTCCGACAAACAGAGCGTGCCGCGCGGGCCGTGGGGGGAGGTGCTGGGGCGCGCCGTGCTGCTCTGCGGGGCCTACTGCGGGCTGAAGGCGCTCAGCTCCCTGTTCGTCTTCCCACCCCAGGAGAACGCCGCGGTCTGGCTTCCCAGCGGACTGACGCTCGCCGTCTTCCTGCGCGCGAGCAGGCGCCGCTGGCCCGTGTACCTGGCCACCGTCTTCCTCACGGAGTACTTCCTGGTGCTCTTCTATGGAGACGCGTGGGAGCTGGCCCTCTCCTGGTCGTTGGGCAACTGTCTGAGGACGGTGGTGGGCGCGGGGCTGATGCGGCGCTGGTTGAACGCTCCGGTGACCTTCTCCCGGCCCCGGGAGGTGATCGCCCTCATCCTCGCTGGCGGACTGCTCAGCCCCCTGCCGAGTGCCACGCTGGGGGTGGGCGCGGTGACGCTGTTCACCCTGCCGCTGAGCCCCGCGGAGCTTTGGGAGGGTTGGCTCAACTGGTACCTCTCCGATGGGCTGGGCGCGCTGCTGGTGGCCCCCCTGCTGCTCACCTGGAGCGGCGAGCGTTCCCTTCCCCGGCGCCCCTGGGAGCGGGCCGAGCTGGTGGGGGCCCTGGTGCTGCTGGGGCTCGTGGCCCACGTCACCTTCGGAATGCTCTCACCCTGGGGCATCCTCCTGTCCCTGCCCTACGCGTGCCTGCCCTTCATCCTCTGGTCGGCGCTGCGCCTGGGTCCACGCGGCGCGGCCACCGCCACCGGGGTGTTGGGGTCGATCGCCGTCTGGCATACCGCCCTGGGGCGTGGGCCTTTCGGGGTGCTGCCCGCCACCGTCTCGGAGCGTGTGCTCTCGGTCCAGGTCTTCCTGTCGGTGGCGAGCATGTCCTCGCTCTTCCTGGCGGCGATGGCGAGGGATCGCTGGCGGGTGGAGCGGAGTCAGCGGGTGCTGGCGGAGGCCGGCGCGGTGTTCGCCGCGTCGATGGAGCCCCGCGACACCCTGCCGCGCGTGGCCCGGCTGCTCGTGCCGGAGCTGGTCTCCGGCTTCGCCGTGTGGCTGGTGGACGAGCAGGGGAGGTGGGTGCCGGCGGTGTGCGTGGGGCTGACGCCGGAGCAGGAGGCGCGGCTGCGCGAGGACGTGCGCCAGCTGTCCGAGCCCTCGCGACGGTGTGTCCGCCCGGAGGGGGCGGCGGTGCTGGCGCGCATCCAACACCAGGGGCGCGTGCTGGGCGGCATGGCCCTGGTGCGGCTCGGTTTCACGCACCTGCCGCGGCTCCGGGCGGCGGCCTTCGCCGAGGACCTGGCCCACCACTGCGCGCTCGCGTTGGAGAACGCCCGGCTCCTGGCGGACTACCAGGCCGCCATCCACGTCCGCGACGAGTTCATCACCGTCGCCGCCCACGAGCTGCGCACCCCGCTCACCTCGCTCAAGCTCCAGATGCGGAGCTTCGGGCGCCTGCTGCAGCAGCCCGCCACCGCGGCGCCCGAGGCGGTGCGCCCGCGCTTCCACTCCATGTCCCGGCAGGTGGAGCGCCTGGGGAGGTTGGTGGAGGGGCTGCTGGACGTGGGGCGCATCAACACCGGCCGGTTGTACCTGGAGCGCGAGCTGTTGGACCTGGGCGAGCTGGTGCACGACGTGGTGGAGCAGCTCTCCGGCGAGCTGGAGCGCGCCGGGTGCGAGGTGTCCCTCGTCCTCCAGCCGTGCGTCCGCGGCCTGTGGGACCGGACCCGGTTGGAGCAGGCCCTCAACCACCTGCTGGGCAACGCGGCGAAGTTCGGCGCCGGCCACCCCATCGAGCTCCGGGTGGAGCAGCGGGAGGACCGGGCGTACCTCACCGTGAGGGACCAGGGCATCGGCCTGGCCCCCGAGGCGCTGGAGCGCATCTTCGGCCGCTTCGAGCGGGCGGTGTCCTCCCGGGAGTACGGAGGCCTGGGGCTGGGCCTCTTCCTCACCCAGCGCATCGTCGAGGCCCACGAGGGCCATATCCGCGTCACCAGCCAGCCGGGGCAGGGGGCCACCTTCGTCCTGGAGCTGCCCGCCTCGCCCCGCTCCTCCTCCTACGTGCCCGGGCTCGCCCCCTCTCCCTGGCCCACCGCGCCCGCCGACTCCCATCCAACGTGA
- the truB gene encoding tRNA pseudouridine(55) synthase TruB, giving the protein MKPGIYLEHKPAGGTSFSLVRAFMEEVDAAGFSRKQLPVCHGGTLDPFAEGLLLLLAGPATHLMELLHAVPKTYDAEVVWGRETDNGDLLGRVVHEGDATALTPEALDTALAPFLGWTEQVPPATSAKKVDGEPAYKKAHRGEAVELPPSRVYLHEARWLSHELPARSRLRITCRGGYYVRALARDLGRALGCGAHLSRLHRTAIGPWKDPGPGQRVWLHGAELLPWCPSRAIAGDEVNDLKHGRGIPPGELRPPEWRLPEGFPDPQAPVRALQRGRLVALLREQDGRLRAVTHLWSGL; this is encoded by the coding sequence ATGAAGCCCGGCATCTATCTGGAGCACAAACCGGCGGGAGGGACGAGCTTTTCCCTGGTCCGTGCATTCATGGAAGAGGTGGATGCAGCGGGCTTCTCGCGCAAACAACTCCCCGTGTGTCACGGCGGCACGCTCGACCCCTTCGCCGAGGGTCTGTTGCTGCTGCTGGCGGGCCCCGCCACGCACCTCATGGAGTTGCTGCACGCAGTGCCCAAGACGTACGACGCCGAGGTCGTCTGGGGAAGGGAGACGGACAACGGAGACCTGCTCGGCCGGGTCGTCCACGAGGGTGATGCCACGGCCCTCACGCCGGAGGCGCTGGACACGGCGCTCGCTCCCTTCCTCGGCTGGACGGAGCAGGTGCCCCCCGCCACCAGCGCGAAGAAGGTGGATGGCGAGCCCGCCTACAAGAAGGCCCACCGGGGCGAGGCCGTGGAGCTGCCGCCCTCGCGCGTCTACCTCCACGAGGCCCGCTGGCTCTCCCATGAGCTGCCCGCGCGCAGCCGCCTGCGCATCACCTGCCGGGGTGGTTACTACGTGCGCGCCCTGGCCAGGGATCTCGGCCGGGCGCTCGGGTGCGGCGCCCACCTCTCCCGGCTGCACCGCACCGCCATCGGCCCCTGGAAGGACCCGGGCCCGGGCCAGCGCGTCTGGCTGCATGGCGCCGAGCTGCTGCCCTGGTGCCCCTCGCGCGCCATCGCGGGCGACGAGGTGAACGATCTCAAGCACGGGCGCGGCATTCCCCCGGGCGAGCTGCGGCCTCCGGAGTGGCGCCTGCCCGAGGGCTTCCCCGACCCCCAGGCTCCCGTGCGCGCCCTGCAGCGCGGCCGACTGGTGGCGCTGCTGCGCGAGCAGGACGGGAGGCTGCGCGCCGTCACCCACCTGTGGTCCGGACTGTGA
- a CDS encoding serine/threonine-protein kinase PknK, with product MSAAELLEEELGRIGPYRLLGKLSSGGMGVVYRARHAETGELVALKTVRVPEAVMLRGIRREIHALRRIHHPGVVRVLAEGVQDGLPWYAMELLEGHTLRRYIDNLWMRDPRSVQETVTQVVSVPETQKADSPTPASARPIAPPPEELRRAAAMERLHEVLTLVRRLCSTLAFLHGEGIVHRDLKPENVFVRPDGTPVLVDFGLASVFGGPLGRESLEVSGSMEGSFVYMAPEQIKAGLVDARADLYALGCMLHEMVVGQPPFPGSGWEVLRRHLQDTPYPLSQWVLGVRPELDALVLRMLAKVARERIGYAADVGAVLAELGAEDLPLPPSRPPRPYLYRPGFVGRHQLLVEMEQRLALARDGSGGCLLIGGESGSGKTRVVMECTVSAVRTAFQVVTGGCMPLSGGSVGDPVHGSPLHAFKPLLQAIADECRQKGLEETERLLGGRGQVLALYEPALADLPGQDAWPEPPRLPPQAARERVMLCLVETLAAFSAQAPVLVVLDDLQWADELSLGVLDYLQANFLHGSNVLVVGTYRTEELDAALRLLLAAPGVTHRVLGQLDEPMVARMVEDMLALPSPPESFVRFLTTRSAGNPFFVAEYLRTAIDERLLFRDLFGRWQVSASDAALERLHEALPLPGALHDLVGRRLEGLSAQARGLLEVAAVLGREVDADVLAGAAGLGDIQELEALEELRARHVLEDAGGGRLRFVHDKLREISYEGILPERRLVLHGAAAMALEARYAESEVPPALYPILAHHWELARDDVWTFEYLEKAGRHALKAGSNVEASGYLRRALELEERRGRDTGVRLDALRRARWERLLGEAMHGLADFEACISHCLRAMEELGRPLPDTEGGWGRFILMQAVRQVLHLVLPRRWVRVEDRQARESLGASALAAVRLAECYYWRYDPLRMVGTALLAANLAERAGRDAEVLRLYGQLGSITGFGRLDSLARSYFRRAQGEGQLVEDPSATAFGLIVESMYHAGFARWEPATSKACEAQRVLLRLGDRGEFELAQVLQAHVEYYTGGFQAALERFAEVRESARRRGHFQHEVWSAYTMARSLMALGRLDEAMPLLRESSQLLEGKHDPLSFIITGGLLAVAHLQRGEWEQARARADGVMELARRYPPMLFTECHGYEGAARVYLALWERERVPGQPPPPVADEARSACERLSSFATRFPLARPAALRCTGQRLWLEGRTWRARRAWKRGARLARELHLPYDEALAWLELARTATPGSPEREEALRHAVEGFTRLGCAGHLREAEALRAP from the coding sequence ATGTCGGCCGCGGAGCTCCTCGAGGAGGAGCTGGGAAGGATCGGTCCCTACCGCCTCCTGGGGAAGCTGAGCTCAGGGGGAATGGGAGTCGTGTACCGGGCCCGCCACGCGGAGACGGGGGAGCTGGTCGCCCTCAAGACGGTGCGCGTGCCAGAAGCGGTCATGCTGCGCGGCATCCGCCGGGAAATCCACGCGCTGCGGCGCATCCACCACCCGGGCGTGGTGCGGGTGCTCGCCGAGGGCGTGCAGGACGGCCTGCCCTGGTACGCGATGGAGCTGCTCGAGGGGCACACCCTGCGGCGCTACATCGACAACCTGTGGATGCGCGACCCGCGCTCCGTGCAGGAGACGGTGACCCAGGTCGTCTCCGTGCCCGAGACCCAGAAGGCGGACAGCCCGACCCCCGCCTCCGCGCGTCCGATCGCCCCTCCGCCCGAGGAGCTGCGGCGCGCCGCCGCCATGGAGCGTCTGCACGAGGTGCTCACCCTCGTGCGCCGCCTGTGCTCCACACTGGCCTTCCTCCACGGCGAGGGCATCGTCCACCGCGACCTCAAGCCGGAGAACGTCTTCGTCCGTCCCGACGGCACGCCGGTGCTGGTGGACTTCGGGCTGGCCTCCGTCTTCGGCGGGCCCCTGGGCCGCGAGTCGCTCGAGGTCTCCGGCAGCATGGAGGGCTCCTTCGTCTACATGGCCCCCGAGCAGATCAAGGCCGGGCTCGTGGACGCGCGCGCCGACCTCTACGCGCTGGGCTGCATGCTCCATGAGATGGTGGTGGGGCAGCCGCCCTTTCCCGGCTCGGGCTGGGAGGTGTTGCGGCGGCACCTGCAGGACACGCCCTATCCGCTCTCTCAGTGGGTGCTCGGCGTGCGCCCGGAGCTGGACGCGCTGGTGTTGCGGATGCTGGCCAAGGTGGCTCGCGAGCGCATCGGCTATGCCGCCGACGTGGGCGCCGTGCTCGCCGAGCTCGGGGCGGAGGACCTGCCCCTTCCCCCCTCGCGGCCGCCGCGTCCCTACCTCTACCGGCCCGGCTTCGTCGGGCGCCACCAGCTCCTCGTGGAGATGGAGCAGCGGCTGGCGCTCGCCCGGGATGGCAGCGGTGGGTGTCTGCTCATCGGCGGGGAGAGTGGCTCGGGCAAGACGCGCGTGGTGATGGAGTGCACGGTGTCCGCCGTGCGCACCGCCTTCCAGGTCGTCACCGGGGGCTGCATGCCGCTGTCCGGCGGGAGCGTGGGAGACCCGGTCCATGGCTCGCCGCTGCACGCCTTCAAGCCGCTGCTGCAGGCCATCGCCGACGAGTGCCGGCAGAAGGGCCTGGAGGAGACGGAGCGGCTGTTGGGAGGCCGCGGGCAGGTGCTGGCCCTCTACGAGCCCGCGCTGGCGGACCTGCCGGGACAGGACGCCTGGCCCGAGCCTCCCCGGCTCCCTCCGCAGGCCGCGCGCGAGCGCGTCATGCTCTGCCTCGTCGAGACGCTCGCCGCCTTCTCCGCCCAGGCGCCGGTCCTGGTGGTTCTGGACGACCTGCAGTGGGCCGACGAGCTGTCCCTGGGCGTGCTGGACTACCTCCAGGCCAATTTCCTCCATGGCTCGAACGTGCTGGTGGTGGGCACCTACCGCACCGAGGAGCTGGACGCGGCGCTGCGCCTGCTGCTCGCCGCCCCGGGGGTGACGCACCGGGTGCTGGGGCAGCTCGACGAGCCCATGGTGGCGCGGATGGTGGAGGACATGCTGGCGCTGCCCTCGCCGCCGGAGTCCTTCGTGCGCTTCCTCACCACGCGCTCGGCGGGCAATCCCTTCTTCGTGGCGGAGTACCTGCGCACGGCCATCGACGAGCGGTTGCTCTTCCGCGACCTCTTCGGCCGGTGGCAGGTGTCCGCGAGCGACGCCGCGCTGGAGCGTCTGCACGAGGCGCTGCCGCTGCCCGGGGCGCTGCACGACCTGGTGGGCCGCCGGCTGGAGGGGCTGAGCGCGCAGGCGCGCGGCCTGCTCGAGGTGGCGGCGGTGCTGGGCCGCGAGGTGGATGCCGACGTGCTGGCGGGCGCCGCCGGGCTGGGCGACATCCAGGAGTTGGAGGCCCTGGAGGAGCTGCGCGCGCGCCACGTGCTGGAGGACGCGGGCGGCGGGCGGCTGCGCTTCGTCCACGACAAGCTGCGGGAGATTTCCTACGAGGGCATCCTCCCCGAGCGGCGCCTCGTGCTGCACGGCGCGGCGGCCATGGCCCTGGAGGCGCGCTACGCCGAGAGCGAGGTGCCGCCCGCGCTCTACCCCATCCTCGCGCACCACTGGGAGCTGGCCCGGGACGACGTGTGGACCTTCGAGTACCTGGAGAAGGCGGGCCGGCACGCGCTGAAGGCGGGCTCGAACGTGGAGGCCTCGGGGTACCTGCGCCGGGCGCTGGAGCTGGAGGAGCGGCGCGGGCGTGACACGGGCGTGCGCCTGGACGCGCTGCGGCGCGCGCGCTGGGAGCGGCTGCTGGGCGAGGCCATGCACGGCCTGGCCGACTTCGAGGCCTGCATCTCGCACTGTCTCCGGGCGATGGAGGAGCTGGGACGGCCGTTGCCCGACACCGAGGGCGGCTGGGGCCGCTTCATCCTGATGCAGGCGGTGCGGCAGGTGCTGCACCTGGTGCTGCCCCGGCGCTGGGTGAGGGTGGAGGACCGGCAGGCGCGTGAGTCGCTGGGGGCCTCGGCGCTCGCGGCCGTGCGGCTGGCCGAGTGCTACTACTGGCGCTACGACCCGTTGCGCATGGTGGGCACCGCCCTGCTGGCGGCGAACCTGGCCGAGCGCGCGGGCCGCGACGCGGAGGTGTTGCGGCTGTACGGGCAGCTCGGCTCCATCACCGGCTTCGGGCGCCTGGACTCGCTGGCGCGCTCCTACTTCCGCCGGGCCCAGGGCGAGGGGCAGTTGGTGGAGGACCCGAGCGCGACGGCCTTCGGGCTCATCGTGGAGTCCATGTACCACGCGGGCTTCGCGCGGTGGGAGCCGGCCACGAGCAAGGCGTGCGAGGCCCAGCGGGTGTTGCTGCGGCTCGGGGACCGGGGCGAGTTCGAGCTGGCGCAGGTGCTCCAGGCGCACGTGGAGTACTACACGGGTGGCTTCCAGGCGGCGCTGGAGCGCTTCGCCGAGGTGCGCGAGTCGGCCCGGCGGCGCGGTCACTTCCAGCACGAGGTGTGGAGCGCGTACACCATGGCGCGCAGCCTCATGGCGCTCGGGCGTCTGGACGAGGCCATGCCGCTGCTGCGCGAGTCGAGTCAGCTGCTCGAGGGCAAGCACGACCCGCTGTCGTTCATCATCACCGGCGGGCTGCTGGCGGTGGCGCATCTGCAACGCGGTGAGTGGGAGCAGGCGCGCGCGCGGGCGGACGGGGTGATGGAACTGGCGCGGCGCTACCCGCCCATGCTCTTCACCGAGTGCCACGGTTACGAGGGCGCCGCGCGGGTGTACCTGGCGCTGTGGGAGCGCGAGCGAGTCCCCGGCCAGCCTCCTCCGCCGGTGGCCGACGAGGCCCGGAGCGCATGCGAGCGGTTGTCGTCGTTCGCCACCCGTTTCCCCCTGGCCCGCCCCGCGGCGCTGCGCTGCACCGGGCAGAGGCTCTGGTTGGAGGGCCGGACGTGGCGGGCGCGCAGGGCGTGGAAGCGCGGCGCGCGGCTCGCCCGTGAGCTCCACCTGCCCTACGACGAGGCGCTGGCCTGGCTCGAGCTGGCGCGCACCGCGACGCCCGGGAGCCCGGAGCGCGAGGAGGCCCTGCGGCACGCGGTGGAGGGCTTCACGCGCCTGGGCTGCGCGGGTCACCTGCGAGAGGCCGAGGCGCTCCGGGCCCCGTAG
- a CDS encoding energy transducer TonB: MFETFDSATDVQTARRFALSTVASLGVCALIGLGAVVVGSQVKEVIKEKRVDVVFRPPPPPVPVAEVKPPPPPPPPPPKPKAKPPPPAPTVAAPAAMVAPKEIPVEKPPEADAANAVAAAPIAVGGTGQLVAGAIVTGVDTPGVAGGIRRAAPINLPEAATPPRELDSNVLPDFPADMRAKGQEGLVILKVVIEVDGRVGAVKVMRGEEPFVSAALAAVKTWRYEPALVEGQPTAVFRIVKVPFRLK; the protein is encoded by the coding sequence ATGTTCGAGACCTTCGACAGCGCCACCGATGTGCAGACGGCTCGCCGGTTCGCGCTCTCCACCGTGGCGTCCCTCGGCGTGTGCGCGCTGATCGGCCTCGGCGCGGTGGTGGTGGGCAGTCAGGTGAAGGAGGTCATCAAGGAGAAGCGGGTGGACGTGGTGTTCCGTCCGCCGCCGCCTCCGGTTCCGGTGGCCGAGGTGAAGCCGCCGCCACCGCCCCCTCCACCGCCGCCCAAGCCCAAGGCGAAGCCGCCTCCGCCAGCGCCCACCGTCGCCGCGCCCGCGGCCATGGTGGCGCCCAAGGAGATTCCGGTGGAGAAGCCGCCCGAGGCCGATGCCGCCAACGCCGTGGCCGCCGCCCCCATCGCCGTGGGAGGCACGGGCCAGCTGGTGGCGGGCGCCATCGTCACGGGCGTGGACACCCCGGGCGTGGCCGGTGGCATCCGCCGCGCCGCCCCCATCAACCTCCCCGAGGCCGCCACGCCTCCCCGGGAGCTGGACTCCAACGTCCTGCCCGACTTCCCCGCCGACATGCGCGCGAAGGGACAGGAGGGCCTGGTCATCCTCAAGGTCGTCATCGAGGTGGATGGCCGGGTGGGCGCCGTGAAGGTGATGCGCGGCGAGGAGCCCTTCGTCAGCGCCGCCCTCGCCGCGGTGAAGACGTGGCGCTACGAGCCCGCGCTCGTCGAGGGCCAGCCCACCGCCGTCTTCCGCATCGTGAAGGTGCCGTTCCGTCTCAAGTAG
- a CDS encoding MotA/TolQ/ExbB proton channel family protein, protein MNFNLLEIYAHMGFFARCIAYTLVAFALASLIVFFERLLFVFRSKAADRKFASRAGRLLESQQHAQFVTEATAAKGSSLAKLLGGGVKTYVSKKAAPQGKLGAVELTRRELERLYERVTADVRRGMSVLATVGSVAPFVGLLGTVVGIIESFAGIAKTGSGGLGAVSAGISEALVVTALGLLVAIPAVMMFNLLSTRADALLLSLDLARKEFMDHLEDVHGVPGPAVRGEGAVALDVERATRTEAHDVRPA, encoded by the coding sequence ATGAACTTCAACCTGCTGGAAATCTACGCGCACATGGGCTTCTTCGCCCGGTGCATCGCCTACACGCTGGTCGCCTTCGCGCTGGCGTCGTTGATCGTCTTCTTCGAGCGGCTCCTGTTCGTCTTCCGCTCGAAGGCGGCGGACCGGAAGTTCGCCTCGCGCGCGGGCCGGCTGCTGGAGTCGCAGCAGCACGCGCAGTTCGTCACCGAGGCCACGGCGGCCAAGGGGAGCAGCCTGGCGAAGCTGCTGGGCGGCGGAGTGAAGACGTACGTGTCCAAGAAGGCGGCGCCGCAGGGCAAGCTGGGCGCGGTGGAGCTCACGCGGCGCGAGCTGGAGCGCCTCTACGAGCGCGTCACCGCCGACGTGCGCCGGGGCATGAGCGTGCTGGCCACGGTGGGCTCGGTGGCCCCCTTCGTCGGACTGCTGGGCACGGTGGTGGGCATCATCGAGTCCTTCGCCGGCATCGCGAAGACGGGCTCGGGCGGCCTGGGTGCCGTGTCCGCGGGCATCTCCGAGGCGCTCGTCGTCACGGCGCTCGGCCTGCTGGTGGCCATCCCCGCGGTGATGATGTTCAACCTGCTCTCCACCCGCGCGGACGCGCTGCTGCTGTCGCTGGACCTGGCGCGCAAGGAGTTCATGGACCACCTGGAGGACGTGCACGGTGTCCCCGGTCCGGCGGTGCGCGGCGAGGGCGCGGTGGCGCTGGACGTGGAGCGGGCCACGCGCACGGAGGCGCACGATGTCCGCCCGGCGTAG
- a CDS encoding ExbD/TolR family protein, translated as MSARRSPLTPEMNVTPLVDVVLVLLIIFMVVTPQLEAGAAVELPAVLNPDKGEENSLTPITVSLTAQGALFLDRKELPRAQLVEQLRAAHEKDSEARVVLKADRAVRYAEVRGVFKTLQDIGFPGISLQVVDLKKN; from the coding sequence ATGTCCGCCCGGCGTAGCCCTCTGACGCCGGAGATGAACGTGACGCCGCTGGTGGACGTGGTGCTCGTCCTCCTCATCATCTTCATGGTCGTCACGCCCCAGCTCGAGGCCGGTGCCGCGGTGGAGCTGCCCGCGGTGCTCAACCCGGACAAGGGCGAGGAGAACTCGCTCACCCCCATCACCGTGAGCCTCACCGCCCAGGGCGCCCTCTTCCTGGACCGCAAGGAGCTGCCCCGGGCCCAGCTCGTCGAGCAGCTCCGGGCCGCCCACGAGAAGGACTCCGAGGCGCGCGTGGTGCTCAAGGCGGACCGCGCCGTGCGCTACGCCGAGGTGCGCGGTGTCTTCAAGACGCTGCAGGACATCGGCTTTCCGGGCATCTCGTTGCAGGTCGTCGACCTGAAGAAGAACTAG
- a CDS encoding ExbD/TolR family protein, whose amino-acid sequence MAFDLGGGKGGIRPAMNVTPLVDVVLVLLIIFMVVTPLMTKQMWQDVPGKADEQAEIAPPPPGALPPVVLTVTKSGAVQINREDVPRDQLVARLQRMLNARPDKIVFFDAENDVPYGSAMDVLDLARGGNITVAVVPDAVAEPAAP is encoded by the coding sequence ATGGCTTTTGATCTCGGTGGTGGCAAGGGCGGCATCCGCCCGGCGATGAACGTGACCCCCCTGGTCGACGTGGTGCTCGTCCTCCTCATCATCTTCATGGTCGTCACTCCGTTGATGACGAAGCAGATGTGGCAGGACGTGCCGGGCAAGGCGGACGAGCAGGCGGAGATCGCTCCGCCTCCTCCGGGTGCGCTCCCTCCCGTGGTGCTCACCGTCACGAAGTCCGGCGCGGTGCAGATCAACCGCGAGGACGTGCCGCGAGATCAGCTCGTGGCCCGGCTCCAGCGGATGCTCAACGCGCGTCCGGACAAGATTGTGTTCTTCGACGCGGAGAACGACGTGCCGTACGGCAGCGCGATGGATGTCCTGGACCTCGCACGCGGCGGGAACATCACCGTCGCGGTGGTCCCGGACGCCGTCGCCGAGCCCGCGGCTCCGTGA